A window of Vulgatibacter sp. genomic DNA:
CCCCGAGCTCGCCCGCCACCTCACCGAGATCAGCCGCGAGATCGGCCGCCAGGTCGGCGTCCTCCTCTCCCGCAAGGGCGAGGTGGAGCACGTGATCGTCGGCGATGCCCACAAGCTCGAGCTCCCCGACATCGGCCGCGCCCGTGCGGGACAGGTGCGCCTCCGTGGCCTGCGCCTCGTCCACACCCACCTGCGCGACGAGCCCCTCACCAAGGACGATCTCACCGACCTCGCGCTGCTCCGGCTCGACATGGTCTGCGAGGTCCAGGCGCAGGGCGACGGGCTCCCGGGCTCGCTCCAATTCGCCTATCTCCTCCCGGAGAACCCCAAGGGCGACCTCTGGAAGATCGAGGAAGCCAGGAGCGTCCACGAGCTCGACTACGACTTCGGCGCCGAGATCCGCGCCCTCGAGGAGCAGCTCGCCGCCACTACCTCCGCCCGCGAGGTCGGGGACGGGGAGCGGGCGATCCTCGTCGGCGTCTCGGTGGGTGGCAACCGCTCCCGCGCCGAGTCCTCGCTGCGCGAGCTCGAGGAGCTGGCCGCCACCGCCGGCGTCCAGGTGCTGGACACGGTGCTGCAGCTCCGCCGCGAGCACGACCCCAAGTTCCTCATCGGCAAGGGCAAGCTCGAGGAGATCGTGCTCAAGTCCATGCAGATGGGCGCGACGATGATCGTCTTCGACAAGGATCTCCAGCCCTCGCAGGCGCGCCACATCGCCGAGGCGACCTCGCTCAAGATCCTCGATCGCACCCAGCTCATCCTCGACATCTTCGCCCAGCGGGCGCAGAGCGCCGAGGGCAAGCTCCAGGTCGAGCTGGCGCAGCTCAAATACATGATGCCGCGGCTCACCCGCGCCGATCCGGGCCTGTCGCGCCTCGCCGGCGGGCTCGGCGGCCGCGGCCCCGGTGAGACCAAGCTCGAGACCGACCGCCGCCGCGTCCGCGACCGCGTCACGTTCCTCGAGCGGAAGATCGACGCGCTCTCCTCGAGCCGCAGCGTGCGGCGCAAGGAGCGCAACCGCCGCGGCCTGCCGGTGATCTCGATCGTCGGCTACACCAACGCCGGCAAGTCGACGCTGCTCAACCGGCTCACCCAGAGCGAGGTGCTCGCGGAGAACAAGCTCTTCGCCACCCTCGACCCCACCAGCCGCCGCCTGCGCTTCCCGATGGATCGCGAGGTGATCATCACCGACACGGTGGGATTCATCCGCGACCTGCCGAAGGATCTCGTCGCCGCCTTCCGCGCCACCCTCGAGGAGCTCGAGGACGCGGACCTCCTCCTCCACGTGGTCGACGTGGCGGATCCGGAGCGCGACGAGCACATCGCCGCCGTCGACAAGATCCTCGACGGTCTCGGGCTCTCGCAGACGCCGAAGATCCTCGTCTTCAACAAGGCGGACAAGCTGGGCGCCGGCATGGGCGACGGCGGCGCGCACCTGCACGACGCGGTGCTGGTCTCGGCGCTGACGCGGCAGGGCTTCGACGAGCTGCTGGTGAGGGCCGACAAGGTGCTCTGGGCGGAGGGCGCCAAGGAGCGCGCCGCCGCCAACGCCAGGACCACCTGGTCGCCCTGCTCGCGGGGCCGGATCACAGCGATGGGGCCGGTCGATCCCGACCGGCCCCTTCTTCGTTCCTCGAGGCCCCGCGGCTACTCGGTGATGGTGCCGTTGCCGACCACGTGGATCACCGACTGCCGGAGCGGCTGGATCGGATCGTCCGTCAGCCAGTAGAGGTCGATCTCGTGGGTGGTGATCTCGCCGTCGAGGTAGTCGAGGTAGACGCTCCCCTCCTCGTCGGGCTCGAGGCTGAAGGGCAGATCGAGCCCCGGATCGATCTGGAAGGCCGCGCAGCTGCCGCCGCTGGTGG
This region includes:
- the hflX gene encoding GTPase HflX, which translates into the protein MHDIHGNTLGLKPSQLQRLRNTYRRRLRANEVVSPELARHLTEISREIGRQVGVLLSRKGEVEHVIVGDAHKLELPDIGRARAGQVRLRGLRLVHTHLRDEPLTKDDLTDLALLRLDMVCEVQAQGDGLPGSLQFAYLLPENPKGDLWKIEEARSVHELDYDFGAEIRALEEQLAATTSAREVGDGERAILVGVSVGGNRSRAESSLRELEELAATAGVQVLDTVLQLRREHDPKFLIGKGKLEEIVLKSMQMGATMIVFDKDLQPSQARHIAEATSLKILDRTQLILDIFAQRAQSAEGKLQVELAQLKYMMPRLTRADPGLSRLAGGLGGRGPGETKLETDRRRVRDRVTFLERKIDALSSSRSVRRKERNRRGLPVISIVGYTNAGKSTLLNRLTQSEVLAENKLFATLDPTSRRLRFPMDREVIITDTVGFIRDLPKDLVAAFRATLEELEDADLLLHVVDVADPERDEHIAAVDKILDGLGLSQTPKILVFNKADKLGAGMGDGGAHLHDAVLVSALTRQGFDELLVRADKVLWAEGAKERAAANARTTWSPCSRGRITAMGPVDPDRPLLRSSRPRGYSVMVPLPTTWITDCRSGWIGSSVSQ